A single window of Fervidicoccus fontis Kam940 DNA harbors:
- a CDS encoding 50S ribosomal protein L18e → MARTGPTNLLKRKLIKGLKKLSKDEQANIWERISEELSAPRRKMVEANISKINRNANEGEVVVVPGKVLGSGKLTKKIVIIAESYSMKAYEKLKKSGAEIYLLDDLLRNKELKDKIDSLPKRIIV, encoded by the coding sequence ATGGCAAGAACTGGTCCTACAAATTTACTAAAAAGAAAGCTCATTAAAGGTTTGAAGAAATTGTCAAAGGATGAGCAAGCTAATATATGGGAAAGAATAAGTGAGGAGCTTTCAGCACCGAGGAGAAAGATGGTTGAAGCGAATATATCAAAAATTAATCGGAATGCTAATGAGGGAGAAGTAGTAGTAGTACCCGGAAAAGTTCTAGGCTCAGGCAAATTAACTAAAAAAATAGTAATAATCGCCGAGTCATATTCTATGAAAGCATATGAGAAGCTCAAAAAAAGCGGAGCGGAGATTTACTTATTAGACGACTTATTGAGAAATAAAGAATTGAAAGACAAAATAGATTCTCTTCCAAAAAGAATAATAGTTTAA